One window of Bos indicus isolate NIAB-ARS_2022 breed Sahiwal x Tharparkar chromosome 18, NIAB-ARS_B.indTharparkar_mat_pri_1.0, whole genome shotgun sequence genomic DNA carries:
- the TSHZ3 gene encoding teashirt homolog 3: protein MPRRKQQAPRRAAAYVSDELKAAALVDEDIDPGESPADGEPSAKYMCPEKELNKTCPSYQNSPAAEFSSHEMDSESHISETSDRMADFESGSIKNEEETKEVTIPPEDTTVSDSLEQMKAVYNNFLSNSYWSNLTLNLHQPSSEKNNGSSSSSSSSSSSCGSGSFDWHQSAMAKTLQQVSQSRMLPEPSLFSTVQLYRQSSKLYGSIFTGASKFRCKDCSAAYDTLVELTVHMNETGHYRDDNHETDNNNPKRWSKPRKRSLLEMEGKEDAQKVLKCMYCGHSFESLQDLSVHMIKTKHYQKVPLKEPVTPVAAKIIPAARKKASLELELPSSPDSTGGTPKAAMADTNDALQKNSNPYITPNNRYGHQNGASYAWHFEARKSQILKCMECGSSHDTLQELTAHMMVTGHFIKVTNSAMKKGKPIMETPVTPSITSLLDEKVQSVPLAATTFTSPSNTPASISPKLNVEVKKEADKEKAVLEEKPKEKEKACEEEEKYDISSKYHYLTENDLEESPKGGLDILKSLENTVTSAINKAQNGTPSWGGYPSIHAAYQLPNMMKLSLGSAGKSTPLKPMFGNSDIVSPTKNQTLITPPSSQTSPMPKTNFHAMEELVKKVTEKVAKVEEKMKEPEGKLSPPKRATPSPCSSDISEPIKMEASSDGGFKSQEDSPSPQRDGCKEGSPLAEPVENGKDLVKPMSSGLSSSTAIITDHPPEQPFVNPLSALQSVMNIHLGKAAKPSLPALDPMSMLFKMSNSLAEKAAVATPPPLQSKKADHLDRYFYHVSNDQPIDLTKGKNDKGCSLGSALLSPTSASPATSSSTVTTAKTSAVVSFMSNSPLRENALSDISDMLKNLTESHTSKSSTPSSISEKSDIDGATLEEAEEATPAQKRKGRQSNWNPQHLLILQAQFAASLRQTSEGKYIMSDLSPQERMHISRFTGLSMTTISHWLANVKYQLRRTGGTKFLKNLDTGHPVFFCNDCASQIRTPSTYISHLESHLGFRLRDLSKLSTEQINNQIAQTKSPSEKLVTSSPEEDLGTSYQCKLCNRTFASKHAVKLHLSKTHGKSPEDHLLYVSELEKQ from the coding sequence CCTATGTTTCAGATGAGTTAAAGGCTGCCGCCCTGGTAGATGAAGACATAGACCCAGGAGAGAGCCCTGCAGATGGAGAGCCGTCGGCTAAGTACATGTGCCCGGAAAAGGAGCTCAACAAGACCTGCCCGAGCTACCAGAACTCCCCGGCGGCTGAGTTTTCCAGCCACGAGATGGACAGCGAGTCCCACATCAGTGAGACCAGTGACCGGATGGCCGACTTTGAAAGTGGCTCCATCAAGAACGAAGAGGAGACCAAGGAGGTGACCATCCCACCAGAAGACACGACCGTATCTGACAGCCTGGAGCAGATGAAGGCCGTGTACAACAACTTCCTCTCCAACTCCTACTGGTCCAACCTCACCCTCAACCTGCACCAGCCGTCCTCGGAGAAGAACAacgggagcagcagcagcagcagcagtagcagcagcagctgcggcAGCGGGAGCTTCGACTGGCACCAGAGCGCCATGGCCAAGACCCTGCAGCAGGTGTCCCAGAGCCGCATGCTGCCCGAGCCCAGCCTGTTCAGCACGGTGCAGCTGTACCGGCAGAGCAGCAAGCTCTACGGCTCCATCTTTACTGGGGCCAGCAAGTTCCGCTGCAAAGACTGCAGTGCCGCCTACGACACCCTGGTGGAGCTGACGGTGCACATGAACGAGACGGGGCATTACCGCGACGACAACCATGAGACCGACAACAACAACCCCAAGCGCTGGTCCAAGCCCCGCAAACGCTCGCTGCTGGAAATGGAAGGCAAGGAGGATGCCCAGAAGGTGTTGAAGTGCATGTACTGTGGCCACTCGTTCGAGTCCCTCCAGGACTTGAGTGTCCATATGATCAAAACGAAACACTACCAAAAAGTGCCTCTGAAGGAACCCGTCACTCCCGTTGCAGCCAAAATCATCCCAGCCGCTCGGAAGAAGGCCTCGCTGGAGCTGGAGCTGCCCAGCTCCCCGGATTCCACCGGCGGCACCCCCAAAGCTGCCATGGCGGACACAAACGACGCGCTTCAGAAGAACTCCAACCCGTACATCACGCCAAATAACCGCTACGGCCACCAGAACGGGGCCAGCTACGCCTGGCACTTCGAGGCCCGCAAGTCCCAGATCCTCAAGTGCATGGAGTGCGGCAGCTCGCATGACACACTGCAGGAGCTCACGGCCCACATGATGGTGACCGGCCACTTCATCAAGGTCACCAACTCGGCCATGAAGAAGGGGAAGCCCATCATGGAGACGCCCGTCACGCCCAGCATCACCAGCCTGCTGGACGAGAAGGTGCAGTCCGTGCCCCTGGCTGCCACCACCTTCACATCCCCCTCCAACACACCCGCCAGCATCTCCCCAAAACTGAACGTGGAGGTCAAGAAGGAAGCCGACAAGGAGAAAGCTGTCCTCGAAGAGAAGcccaaggaaaaagagaaggccTGCGAGGAGGAGGAGAAGTACGATATCTCTTCCAAGTACCACTATTTGACTGAGAACGACCTCGAAGAGAGCCCCAAGGGCGGGCTCGATATCCTCAAGTCCCTGGAAAACACAGTCACGTCGGCCATCAACAAGGCCCAGAATGGCACCCCCAGCTGGGGGGGCTACCCCAGCATCCACGCTGCCTACCAGCTCCCCAACATGATGAAGCTGTCTCTGGGCTCCGCAGGGAAAAGCACACCCCTGAAGCCCATGTTTGGCAACAGTGACATCGTGTCCCCCACGAAGAACCAGACCCTGATCACTCCACCCAGCAGCCAGACCTCCCCCATGCCCAAGACAAACTTTCATGCCATGGAGGAGCTGGTGAAAAAAGTCACCGAGAAAGTTGCCAAAGTCGAGGAGAAAATGAAGGAGCCTGAGGGCAAGCTTTCTCCACCCAAGCGGGCCACCCCATCCCCGTGCAGCAGCGACATCAGCGAGCCCATCAAGATGGAGGCATCCAGCGACGGCGGCTTCAAAAGCCAGGAGGACAGCCCCAGCCCCCAGCGGGACGGCTGCAAGGAGGGGAGCCCCCTGGCAGAGCCTGTGGAGAACGGCAAGGACCTGGTGAAGCCCATGAGCAGCGGCCTGAGCAGCAGCACGGCCATCATCACCGACCACCCACCCGAGCAGCCCTTCGTTAACCCTCTGAGCGCCCTGCAGTCGGTGATGAACATCCACCTGGGCAAGGCCGCCAAGCCCTCCCTGCCTGCGCTCGACCCCATGAGCATGCTTTTCAAGATGAGCAACAGCCTGGCCGAGAAGGCGGCGGTGGCCACCCCACcacccttgcagtccaagaaggCAGACCACCTCGACCGCTATTTCTACCACGTCAGCAACGACCAGCCCATAGACTTGACGAAAGGCAAGAATGACAAAGGCTGCTCTTTGGGTTCAGCGCTTCTGTCACCCACGTCCGCTTCCCCGGCAACCTCCTCATCCACGGTGACAACGGCAAAGACATCTGCCGTCGTATCATTCATGTCAAACTCGCCGCTACGCGAGAACGCCTTGTCAGATATATCCGATATGCTGAAGAACTTGACAGAGAGCCACACGTCAAAGTCCTCCACCCCTTCCAGCATCTCTGAGAAGTCTGACATTGACGGGGCCACCCTGGAGGAGGCCGAGGAGGCGACGCCCGCGCAGAAGAGGAAGGGCCGCCAGTCAAACTGGAACCCCCAGCACCTGCTCATCCTCCAGGCGCAGTTCGCCGCCAGCCTCCGGCAGACCTCGGAGGGCAAGTACATCATGTCGGACCTGAGCCCCCAGGAGCGCATGCACATCTCCAGGTTCACCGGGCTCTCCATGACCACCATCAGCCACTGGCTGGCCAACGTCAAGTACCAGCTGCGAAGGACAGGTGGAACAAAGTTCCTCAAAAACTTGGACACCGGCCACCCTGTGTTCTTTTGTAACGACTGCGCGTCACAAATCAGGACTCCCTCCACATACATCAGCCACCTCGAGTCACACCTGGGCTTCCGGCTACGGGATTTGTCCAAACTGTCCACTGAACAGATTAACAATCAGATAGCACAAACCAAGTCACCGTCAGAAAAACTGGTGACGTCCTCCCCCGAGGAGGACCTGGGGACCTCCTACCAGTGCAAACTTTGCAATCGGACCTTTGCGAGCAAGCATGCGGTTAAACTTCACCTCAGCAAAACACACGGGAAATCCCCTGAGGACCACCTTCTGTATGTTTCTGAGTTAGAGAAGCAGTAG